A genome region from Fodinibius salicampi includes the following:
- the murA gene encoding UDP-N-acetylglucosamine 1-carboxyvinyltransferase, producing the protein MDKFIIEGPTPLKGTIPISGSKNAALPLMAAAILGNSPTTIKNVPKLRDIYTFNNVIRVTGTHVNFDEEESTLTIDPANLAHLEAPYELVRKMRASFYMLGALLGKFGQAKVSLPGGCAWGPRPVDLHLEGMRKMGADIKLDEGYVIARAPKMMEGGTFKLEPSSVGATINLVLASVLRVKEFTIKNAAKEPDVVLLCKRLVEMGADIEGIGTSTLTVRAVDSLDGISTRNAADRIETGTFMIAAAMHPESEVTLTNVDVDDLGEFPDTFRKVGAEVEIGEDSVYVKAPAKLSPTSIKTEIYPGFPTDLQAQWATMMTQAEGKSSVTDTIYYDRFSYVPEITRLGANMEVEENTVHIEGKTPLKGASVMSTDLRASVSLVLAGMVAEGKTDVLRIYHLDRGYEDLEEKLTNVGARIRRTQQEE; encoded by the coding sequence GTGGATAAGTTTATTATAGAAGGACCTACCCCTCTTAAAGGAACAATACCTATAAGCGGTTCAAAAAATGCGGCACTTCCCCTGATGGCAGCGGCCATTTTGGGTAATTCTCCCACTACCATCAAAAATGTACCCAAGCTTCGCGACATCTATACTTTTAACAATGTCATTCGCGTCACGGGAACACATGTAAACTTTGATGAAGAGGAAAGTACGCTTACCATTGATCCGGCGAACCTGGCCCATCTGGAAGCCCCTTATGAGCTTGTTCGCAAAATGCGGGCATCATTTTACATGCTAGGGGCCCTACTGGGTAAATTTGGTCAGGCGAAAGTTTCTCTGCCGGGTGGCTGTGCATGGGGACCTCGCCCCGTCGATTTGCATTTGGAAGGTATGCGCAAGATGGGAGCCGATATAAAGCTGGATGAGGGCTATGTCATCGCGCGTGCCCCTAAAATGATGGAGGGCGGCACCTTTAAGCTGGAACCCAGCAGTGTAGGAGCTACTATAAATCTGGTTCTGGCTTCTGTATTGCGGGTGAAAGAATTTACGATTAAAAACGCAGCAAAAGAGCCCGATGTGGTACTACTCTGTAAGCGTTTGGTTGAAATGGGGGCAGACATCGAAGGCATTGGCACCAGTACGCTTACGGTGCGGGCCGTTGACAGCCTCGATGGGATTTCAACCCGGAATGCAGCCGATCGTATTGAAACAGGAACATTTATGATTGCTGCGGCTATGCATCCGGAATCGGAGGTCACGCTGACAAATGTAGACGTAGATGATCTCGGAGAGTTTCCGGATACTTTTCGCAAAGTCGGTGCTGAGGTAGAGATAGGAGAAGATTCGGTCTACGTTAAAGCCCCCGCGAAGCTAAGTCCTACTTCCATAAAAACAGAAATATATCCTGGCTTCCCTACAGATCTTCAGGCACAATGGGCGACTATGATGACCCAGGCAGAAGGCAAATCTTCGGTCACCGACACCATCTATTACGATCGTTTCAGTTATGTACCGGAAATTACTCGTTTGGGAGCGAATATGGAAGTAGAAGAAAATACAGTACATATTGAAGGAAAAACTCCTCTTAAAGGGGCATCAGTGATGAGCACCGATCTTCGTGCAAGTGTAAGTCTGGTCCTTGCTGGAATGGTCGCTGAAGGTAAAACCGATGTTTTGCGCATCTATCACCTCGACCGTGGCTATGAGGATCTAGAGGAAAAGCTTACCAATGTTGGAGCTAGAATCAGGAGAACCCAACAGGAGGAATAG
- a CDS encoding DUF3108 domain-containing protein: MGRAEAQQSSISYEHPERPPSLQELLEWKEKFTYEVRYSFFKVGEVETEIVRDTTYEGKRLWWLRTVITSNSSIPFVGEEENHYNTFFVETDTLPYTRLYWRDNVDEEEYNAERFIFNYEQEKVFLSENGEPTDTLELTEPSTSGQLIFMYSRLFAGTEKAYSLPVYLEGEKGYIDVINSRKTEMREYKAFPEAVTTYFTEGDANIEGPFGFSGEFKAWYRADDLRLPLEAHAKVWLGNVKVKLIDYKKERR, encoded by the coding sequence TTGGGCAGGGCAGAGGCACAACAATCATCCATAAGTTACGAACATCCCGAACGACCTCCATCCCTGCAGGAACTGTTGGAGTGGAAAGAGAAATTTACTTACGAAGTTCGGTACAGTTTTTTTAAGGTAGGAGAAGTAGAGACTGAAATTGTGAGGGATACTACATACGAGGGTAAGCGCCTATGGTGGTTGCGCACGGTTATCACATCCAATTCTTCCATTCCTTTCGTAGGAGAGGAAGAAAATCATTACAACACTTTTTTTGTTGAAACGGATACCCTGCCATATACCCGTTTATACTGGCGCGACAATGTGGACGAGGAAGAATACAATGCCGAGCGTTTTATTTTTAATTATGAGCAGGAAAAAGTATTTCTCTCGGAAAATGGAGAGCCTACCGATACCCTGGAATTGACAGAGCCCTCTACATCAGGGCAGTTGATTTTTATGTATAGCCGCTTGTTTGCCGGTACTGAAAAGGCGTATAGTTTACCGGTGTATCTGGAAGGTGAAAAGGGATATATAGATGTGATTAATAGTCGAAAAACTGAAATGCGGGAATACAAAGCTTTTCCCGAAGCAGTGACAACTTATTTTACCGAGGGCGATGCGAATATTGAAGGACCTTTTGGCTTTAGCGGAGAATTTAAGGCGTGGTATCGGGCGGATGATCTTCGCCTGCCACTTGAAGCTCATGCCAAAGTTTGGCTGGGTAATGTAAAAGTAAAACTTATAGATTATAAGAAAGAACGGAGATAG
- the dut gene encoding dUTP diphosphatase, producing MKIQFKKLPHAKDLPLPSYESKYAAGMDIRAALEKPVTLKPGERALIPTGLKMAMPEGYEAQMRPRSGLAYRNGITMLNTPGTIDADYRGELKMLAVNFGEEDFEINHGDRIAQMIIAPVIQAEVHEVEDLSDTERGDGGFGSTGVK from the coding sequence ATGAAGATACAGTTTAAGAAACTACCTCATGCAAAAGATTTACCTCTTCCATCGTATGAATCAAAATATGCGGCTGGAATGGATATAAGAGCTGCTCTGGAAAAACCTGTTACATTAAAACCCGGAGAACGGGCACTCATTCCAACGGGATTAAAAATGGCGATGCCGGAAGGGTACGAAGCCCAAATGCGTCCCCGCAGCGGGTTGGCATACAGAAATGGGATTACCATGCTGAATACCCCGGGTACTATAGATGCCGATTATCGTGGGGAACTAAAGATGCTTGCTGTTAATTTCGGTGAGGAAGACTTCGAAATTAACCACGGAGATCGTATTGCTCAGATGATTATTGCACCGGTTATACAAGCCGAGGTACACGAAGTCGAAGACCTGTCCGATACAGAGCGAGGAGACGGCGGGTTTGGCAGTACAGGAGTGAAATAG
- a CDS encoding acetyl-CoA carboxylase biotin carboxyl carrier protein subunit has translation MKFETIVRGKNIELELPDDSSKVLFDDEEARPYHFQQKNGRYLLRMGTKLYKIDNVEYDKHTVTFTLNGRWCSVEVRDEQDLLLDRLGFKTAAEIGEGALNAPMPGKILEILVKEGDEVELGQPVAVLEAMKMENELKAPISGVISTIAAAEGDSLDKNALILEIETSG, from the coding sequence ATGAAGTTCGAAACAATTGTGCGCGGTAAAAATATTGAATTAGAACTTCCCGATGACTCCTCTAAAGTTCTGTTTGATGATGAGGAGGCTCGTCCCTATCATTTCCAGCAAAAAAACGGGCGTTATCTGCTTCGTATGGGAACAAAATTATATAAGATCGATAATGTAGAGTATGACAAACATACCGTTACCTTCACCCTGAACGGACGCTGGTGTTCGGTCGAAGTTCGTGATGAACAGGATCTCCTGCTCGACCGGCTTGGATTTAAAACGGCAGCTGAGATCGGGGAAGGAGCACTTAATGCTCCCATGCCCGGTAAAATTCTTGAAATCCTGGTTAAAGAAGGAGATGAAGTAGAGTTGGGTCAACCCGTAGCGGTACTTGAAGCCATGAAGATGGAAAACGAATTAAAAGCCCCCATCAGCGGTGTAATAAGTACGATTGCTGCTGCAGAAGGGGATTCATTAGATAAAAATGCACTAATTTTAGAAATAGAAACAAGTGGATAA
- a CDS encoding cobalamin-dependent protein (Presence of a B(12) (cobalamin)-binding domain implies dependence on cobalamin itself, in one of its several forms, or in some unusual lineages, dependence on a cobalamin-like analog.), translating to MSDSNSSVVQSLEEHKQALAQIMTDLYFKNHPELVEEYGEKAKEKCYEDAIYHINYLGQAIRVDSQKIFNSYLDWARTMLKERGEDVNDLIDNIKFLKKAIYQRIPRDEASELTLYIDRGLAVLQNEEVKEQSFFQSGDPLVEEAQTYLDFLLSGKRTEAGEYIDKLVKEGVAIKDIYEHIFQKSQYEVGALWQSNIISVAHEHYCTAATQLIMSQLYPKIFSTKKKGYKLVACSVADELHEIGIRMVADFFEMEGWDTYYMGANMPAHNLVSAIKEYEADVLAVSVTMPLHLDKAGKLIKTIRSDSEINDLKILVGGYPFRIEPELWKKLGADGSATSAKEAIKLATKLSTQKS from the coding sequence ATGTCAGATTCAAATAGTTCTGTTGTACAGAGTTTGGAAGAACATAAGCAAGCGCTGGCGCAAATTATGACAGATCTCTATTTCAAGAATCATCCTGAGTTGGTAGAAGAATACGGTGAAAAAGCAAAAGAGAAATGCTATGAAGATGCGATTTATCACATTAATTATTTAGGTCAGGCTATTCGTGTTGACAGCCAAAAAATATTTAATAGTTATTTAGATTGGGCTCGTACAATGCTCAAAGAACGGGGCGAAGATGTAAATGATCTGATAGATAATATAAAGTTTTTAAAAAAGGCTATTTATCAAAGGATTCCCAGAGATGAAGCTTCTGAGCTAACTCTTTATATCGATCGGGGACTAGCCGTCTTACAGAATGAGGAGGTAAAAGAGCAATCATTTTTTCAATCTGGTGATCCATTAGTGGAAGAAGCCCAAACCTATCTTGACTTTTTATTATCAGGTAAACGTACAGAAGCTGGTGAATACATTGATAAGTTGGTAAAAGAGGGTGTTGCTATAAAGGATATTTATGAGCACATATTTCAAAAGAGTCAGTATGAAGTGGGAGCACTTTGGCAGTCCAATATAATTAGTGTGGCCCATGAACATTATTGTACGGCAGCAACCCAGCTTATAATGTCGCAGTTGTACCCCAAGATATTTTCCACGAAAAAGAAAGGATACAAGCTGGTAGCTTGCTCAGTGGCCGATGAACTACATGAAATAGGTATTCGCATGGTGGCCGACTTCTTTGAAATGGAAGGGTGGGATACCTACTATATGGGTGCCAATATGCCGGCACATAACCTGGTTAGCGCTATAAAAGAGTATGAAGCCGATGTCTTAGCCGTTTCGGTTACTATGCCACTTCATCTTGATAAAGCCGGTAAACTGATTAAAACTATCCGCTCCGATTCGGAAATTAACGACCTCAAAATACTGGTAGGCGGTTATCCATTTCGTATAGAACCTGAATTGTGGAAAAAGCTGGGAGCTGACGGATCAGCGACTTCTGCAAAAGAAGCTATCAAACTTGCAACAAAATTATCTACCCAAAAGTCATGA
- a CDS encoding MFS transporter produces MFDKIRPYIDLVSHNQNYRRLWLSQIVSNFGDWFGILAVYALITRYSDSEFLLGLIIIVKMMSLASFSPFAGYITDRFNRRRIMIACDLLRAVIVACLLLVVSYETLWLAYVLTALQMMLSAIFEPAKTSSIPNVTTKEELVDANVLSAASWSIIFTIGMGLGGLATAWLGTDLVFIIDSGTYVLSSWFIYRAVIPQDEMSDAERKRTRNPLIGIKEGFRYLKDNHQVLRPTLAKGCFTMFLGALTYMLILVSEEVLMMGSIGIGSLYSARGVGTGIGPVIGRRIFSDEQDWVRAMGYCMIFGGLMYMVVGLTTSLIVMLLFVFIAHAASGANWVMSTVLLQRRTPDTFRGRVFSTEWLLFTLAQSVSVMVSSWILENDWLTIQQTMIVFALLLSITGIIWHTTITQEEQAFQKERRENLTAAHVAE; encoded by the coding sequence TTGTTCGATAAAATACGTCCATATATCGACCTGGTTTCCCATAACCAAAACTATCGCCGGTTGTGGCTCAGCCAGATTGTATCCAATTTTGGCGACTGGTTCGGTATACTGGCCGTTTACGCCCTTATTACCCGTTACTCCGATTCCGAGTTTTTACTGGGACTGATAATCATCGTCAAGATGATGAGTCTGGCCAGCTTTTCACCTTTTGCCGGATACATTACCGATCGCTTTAATCGGCGTCGTATCATGATTGCCTGTGATCTGCTCCGGGCGGTTATAGTAGCGTGCCTTTTGCTGGTGGTTTCCTATGAAACCCTTTGGTTGGCTTATGTACTCACCGCACTGCAGATGATGCTCTCCGCAATCTTCGAGCCGGCCAAAACTTCTTCCATTCCAAATGTAACTACCAAAGAAGAACTGGTAGATGCCAACGTGTTATCGGCCGCCAGCTGGAGTATCATTTTTACTATTGGAATGGGGCTTGGGGGATTGGCGACCGCCTGGCTGGGTACCGACCTTGTTTTTATTATTGATTCGGGTACGTATGTCCTCTCTTCCTGGTTTATTTACCGGGCCGTTATCCCACAGGATGAAATGTCTGATGCTGAGCGAAAGCGAACTCGCAACCCGCTTATAGGCATTAAAGAAGGCTTCCGGTATTTAAAGGATAATCACCAGGTTTTACGACCCACTTTGGCTAAAGGATGCTTCACGATGTTTCTGGGCGCACTTACCTACATGCTAATACTGGTTTCCGAAGAAGTACTGATGATGGGAAGTATCGGGATCGGATCACTTTATTCCGCCCGCGGAGTGGGAACCGGCATAGGTCCTGTTATCGGCCGTCGTATATTTAGCGACGAACAGGATTGGGTACGGGCGATGGGCTATTGTATGATTTTTGGAGGATTAATGTATATGGTGGTAGGCTTGACGACCAGTTTAATAGTTATGCTTCTTTTTGTCTTTATCGCTCATGCCGCCTCCGGTGCTAATTGGGTAATGAGTACTGTTTTACTACAGCGACGTACGCCCGATACATTTCGGGGTAGAGTTTTCAGTACAGAATGGCTGCTGTTTACGCTGGCCCAATCTGTTTCTGTTATGGTGTCATCGTGGATTTTAGAAAATGACTGGTTGACAATACAGCAGACGATGATTGTTTTTGCTCTTCTTTTAAGTATAACAGGCATTATTTGGCATACTACCATAACTCAGGAGGAACAGGCCTTTCAGAAAGAACGCAGGGAAAACTTGACAGCAGCTCATGTAGCAGAATAA